GAGTTGGAGCAGGTTCACCAGCTTCGAACCCAGCGCCGGATCGCGCGACTCCAACAAGCGCGCGATCCTCAGTAGCGGCGGCCGCGCGAAGCATGCGATCACCGCGGCCACCGCAAGCACCAGCGCGATCGCCACAGCGATCCCGAGGCTTCCTGCAAGCCGCACGCCATCGGAGAAATGGAACAGGATGTCCGCCACCATCAGCAGCGGCACCGCAAGGGCGATCCACACCAGCGAGCGCAGCACCAACCGCAGCGCGCGATGCCGCGCCTCGACAGCACCAGCGCGCCGGAGCATGTCGAGCACGGATGAGGAGGGGAGCGGTTCGTCTTTCATGGCGATCAGAGCGAATCAAATCAGATCAGGCCCCAGCGGCGGCGAGCATACCAGTCCGCGGCGAGGAGGAAACTCACAAGAAGCAAAAGCCACGGCCGGTCCCACAGCGAAACGCGGCGGGTGAGCGGCGCTTGCTCGGCCGCCTCGCGCAGGAGATCACGCAGCAGCGGGCCGAGCTCGACGGCATCGATCCGCCTGCCGCCGCTGGCCTTGGCGAGTTCGTCGAGATAGGCGAGGTCCATCGCGGTCTCAACCGACTCGAGGTCCTCGCGGAAGACGATGAAACTCGCCCCGAGCGTCTTGCCATCGGGAGCGGTCACCTCCGCACGGTAGCGGCCGGTTTCGCGCGGCGTGAACTCGACCCGGCTCAGCATGCCGTTTTCCTCCGCCGTCATCACGACGCGAGTGACGGGCGCGCCATCCTTGGAAAACGACACGGTCGGCGGCGCGGCCGGAGCATCGCGCCCGTGAACGCCGAAACGCAGGCGGATCGTTTCGCCGAGCGGGAGGTTTGCCGTATCGGCGCGCAGCGAATAGCCTTCGAGCGGTGCCACGCCGCCATTCGCAAGCAGCCACAGCGAGAGCTGATCCCAGAAGCGGTCATACGCGTTGTTGTCGTACTCGGCCTGCGGATTGAAGACCCAGCGCCACAGATTGCCGACGCCGAGCGACAGCGTCTGACCGCTGCCGTAGCGACGATAAACCACTGCCGGTGCCTGGTCCTCGGAGACGGAGAAAGTCGTGGCCAGTGTCTTCGGCTTGCCAGTGGCGGGGAATGCAATGACCTCCGGAAACTGGTCCGCCGCGGCGACCTCGCGCAGCAGGCGGAAGGCCGGCACCGAGCCGGCCTGAGGCGTCACTTCCAGCCGCGCGCCGCGGGCATTGGAGGTGTCCCAATCGATCGGCGGCAGCTCGGCACCCGTCGCCTGGCCATCCGGCCATGCCTTGCCACGCGCGAAGACCACGATGCCGCCGTGATCCTTCACCCACGAATAAATCGCCGCGATACCGTCGGCGCCGATCACCTTCTGGACGTCGCGTCCCAGCACGACGAGGTTGTAGGGAACGAGGTCCTCGACCTTCGCCGGTGGACGCAACTCGGCGGCGACACGTTCCGGATTCGAGCGGATCGGCCGCACCCGATCGCCGGTGAAGGCGACCAGCGAGTCGATGTCGAACTTGTCGTTCCGCGCGAACGAGCGACGCAAAAACGTGGTGTCCCAAAACGGCGTGCCTTCGATTTCGAGGATGCGGATCTTTTCCGAGATGACGTTGAGGTAAGTCGTCGCGCTGTTGTTAGAGAGCTCGCGCTCGTTGGCGACGGGCGACAGCCGGAAGGTGTATTCGAACTGTCCCGGCTCCTCGTGGGAGACGGTGAAGGAGACGTTGTGGTAGGACTGGTTGCCGGTCTCGACGGTCTTGCGCTCGACCAGCTTGCCGCCCAACAGCAGGTCCATGCTCAGCGTCTCGTGCGGACAGCCGGTGGCGCGGACGAAGGCTTCGAGTTGCGTCTTCTGGCGGACGAACGTGTGCGGGTGGTAGTTCGCGATGCGCACCGAGACATCGCGGCCCGACTCCGCGGTGCCATAGGGCATCGTGAAGACCGGGATGCCGCGCGCGCGGGTGCGGCGCGCCGTCTCGCCCGGCGGAGTGAGATCGAAATCGTGGCCGTCCGTAAGCAGGATGAGTGCTGCGGGCGGCGGGTGATTCGCATGGCGAAGCAAGGTCGCGATCGAGGTGTCGATGCGCGTCGTCTTGCCATCGGCGGGCTTAAACTGGAGATCCTCCGCACGCACGGACGCAGCATCCTCGCCGAAGGTGAAGAACCGGTAGCGTCCGCTCTCATCAGCGAAAACGCCTGCCTCCGAGAGATCATCGCGCGCGGCATCGATGCGGCTTTTCCCATCGGCATGCGGTTCCGCCATGCTCGCCGAGGTGTCGATCGCGAACAGCACCGACTTTTCTCTAACAGGCACGGGCACCGGTTCCTCGCGATACGGCTGAAGCAGGATCGCCAGCATCAGCAGCAACGCGACGAGCCTCAGCGTCAGAAGGAAGAGGTTTCTAGCAGCTCCCAGCCGCTTCCCGGAACGGAAGTAGAAGAACACGGTCGGCCCCAGCACCACGAGGGCGACGAGCAGGATCCAGGGCAGGGGGATGACGGGATCGAAGAGCACGTCAGGCGGTTCGCGGTTTGAAGGTCTTGAACAGGATGGCCTCGATCAGCAGCAGGCCGAGCGCGCCAAGCAGGAACCAGTGGAACACCGGTCGCCCGCGCAGCAGGATACCGTAGTCCGCGGTCTCACCGACGTAGGTCGCGCCCGGATTGCTGCCACCGGCGCGGTCCGGCAGCACAGCGGGATCGATCGAGCGGAGGTCGGACTCGCGCGGATCGGGATTCACCGCGAAGGCCAGCAGGTCGCGACCATCACCACCGGGCAACCGGTAGAATCCGGGAGCCGTGGCGGTAAAGGTGAGGCGCAGCCGTTCGCCGGAGGGATCGCGACGTACGATGGGCTTCGTACTTGGCGGCACGATGAATTCACGCCCGGTGGCTTCCGCGGCCCAGCTTTCACCGGAGATGGTGTCGCCGGGGACGTAGGATTCCATCGCGGCGTTCGCGGTGTCGCCCATGCGCAGCAGCATTTCATGGATCCATGCCGGGAAGAGCCGCTGGCGGGCGAGATTGCTCGAGGCTTCCGAGACCGAGAAATTGCAGATCACCAGCGTGCCGAGGCCGATCTGGCTCTCGGTCAGCGCGGGCGTGCCATCGGCGTAGTTCAGCAGCGTGCGACCGGTGCCGGTGGGCACGGCATGATAGAGGTCGTAGAATTCCAGCAGCGAAAGATTCTGCCGCCGCTCGCCCTCGAACAGCCGCAGGAAGCGCGAGCGGAAATCGCCGCTGGCCACCTGCATCGCGCCGCCGGGCAGGTTTTCCGAGCTGAGCTTCTCCGTAAGGCGCAACGGCAAAGCCTCGCCTAACAGCGTGGAGACCTTGTCGAGATTCGCGCGATCCGACTCGCCGTCGAGGAACAGGATCATCCCACCCCCGCCGCGCAAGAACGTGGCCAGCGTGCCCGCCTGCTCATCGCCTAACAACGGCAGGCGCGATGCGATCAAGCGACTGCTGGCCGAAAGCGCCGCCGGCGTCAGCCCGCCGGGCTCCAAGGGCCGCGGACGATACACGCCCTTGTCTCCGCCATAGGGATCGACGGCGGTCCGCAGGAAGAGCGATGGCGCAGGCGTTCCTCCATTGGCCTCCGGGCCGGTAAGCAGCACGACCTCCTCGCGCTCACGCACCTGCACGACGAGATTCCGGGTATCATCGGCGGGCAAATCATCCGGCTGAAGCGTCGCGGTCAATTTCTGCAAGCCACCAGCGGGCACCGGCACGACCAGCGGCGCGTCCGTCTCCGACCACGGAGCGAGCATGATCTCCCGCTCGCGCAGATGGGCGGGATCGAAGCCCGCCTCGATCTTGCCGCTCCACGGATTCGGCGAATGATTGGCGACACGGATCGAAAGCTCGATCTCGCCACCGGCAATGACAGCTCCTTCCGCGAGCTTGATGCCGGTCACCGCGCGGTTGCCGCGTTGCTTCTCCCCGGTGGCGGACACAAAGAACAGCCGCGCATCCGCTGGCAGCGAAGCGTAGGCGACATCCGCCCAGTTGCCGCGCTGGAAGTCGGAGAAGTAATAGACATCGAGCTCCCCCTTCTCATCCCGCGCGAGTTCGGCGGCGAGTTGGTTGGCCGCGTGGAAATCCGCCGTGCCCACCGGTGCCGGCGAGTCATCAAGGAAGGCCATTGCCGCATCGCGCAGCGTGGAGAACTCGATGAACGCAGACGCCGGCGAGGCATCGACGCGGATGACATTGAAGCGGTCCGCGGGATCGAGCGAATCCAACAGACGCCGCGCCTCCCCCTTCGCCCGCGACAAGGCCGTGGTGCCACCCTCGGCGTGGGTCATGCTGAGCGAGTGGTCGACCAGCAGCAGCACGCGCCGCCCTTCCTTCCCATGAGCGGAGGCACGGGACGCGATCACCGGCTTGAGGAACGCGCCTAGCAGCGCGAGCAATGCCAGCGTCCGCAACAGCAGCATCAGCAGGTGCCGCCAGCGGAACAAGCGCGAGCGACCCGCGACCGTGCGGCGGATGTCCTCGATCGACGAGAACAGGAAGCGCTTCGGAAAACGCCGGCTGAGCCAGTGGATGAGGAATGGAATCCCCGCCAGCGGCAGCAGCCAGATCAGCGAGGAATTGAGGAAGGACATGGCTTCAGTTCTTGGCGGTGCGGAAGCCGAGGTAGGACTCGATCGCCTCGCGATACGGGCTCTCGGTGCCGAGTGAGGTGAACTCGACGCGGTGCTTCGCGCCATCGGCAGCGAGCGACTCGCAGCGCTCATGGACGCGGGCGGCGTAGGCGTCGCGGATCTCGGCCGGCTCGACCTCGATCGATTCGCCGGTCTCCATGTCCACGAAGCGCGCGAGCGGGGCATCCGGCAGCGTGCGTTCCTCGGGATCGAGGATCTGCATCAGCAGGATCGCGAAACCGCGATGAATGAGCGGGCCGAGGGCATCGAAAATCTCAGCGGGATCGTGGCCGAGGAAATCCGAGAGAATGACCAGCCGCCCGCGTCGCTTGTAAAGCCGGCTGCACTCGGTGATCGCGCCGGGCAGATCTGTTAGGCCGGTGGCCCCGTAGGCCGGCCGCACCAGTGAGCGCAGCGCGGAAAGCAAATGCCGCTGGCCGCCACCGGCCGGCAAGTGATCGACGACGCGGTCGGCGAATAGCGTGAGCGAAGCCTTGTCGCCCTGCTTCATCATCAGGTAGGCGAGCGCCGCGGCGATGCGGGCGGCCCGGCGGCCCTTGTTTTCGCTGCCACCGCCGAGGAAATCCATCGAGCCGGACGCATCGACCAGCAAGTGGACATCCATGTCGGTCTCCTCGCGGTAGCGCCGGATGACCAGCTTGCGGGTGCGTGCGTAAATGCGCCAGTCGATCGCGTGGACCGGCAGACCGGGCAGGTAAGCTTGGTACTCGGCGAATTCACCGCCGCTGCCGAGGTCGGGCGACTTGTGGCGTCCGCTGAACTGGCTTTCGACGGTGGTCTTCGCGAAAACGATGAGGTTCTTGAAGCGCTCGAGCTCCGCCTGATTGAGCAGGCGCAGCGCCTGATGCTCGCGATTCCTTTCCGCCGCGGCATCGGGAGTGATGGCGGTGGGAAACGGCGGGGGTGTCGTTGGCAGTGATTTGGGAAAGGGAGGCGGAGACCCCGCCGTCGCCCTCTGCAGCGCCGACGCGAAGCGCGCGCCCAGCACGGTCGGCTCGCCACGAGGCTCGGGGATCGGCGTGGCCATGGCCTCAGTAGGTCGGTTCCTTGGTTTCGCCGATCAAGGTGCGGACGAGATCGGCGGCCTTCAGTCCTTCCCCGGTGGCGCGGTAGTTCGGCACGATGCGGTGGCCGAGCACCATCGGTGCCGCCTTTCTCACGTCGAAGGCCTCCGGCGCGGCGCGGCCTTCCATGATCGCGAAGGCCTTCGCACCGAGGATCAAGTACTGCGACGCCCGTGGGCCCGCGCCCCACTCGATGTAGGTGTCGGCGGTTTTCTTTCCGGAATTGGGCCGGGTCGAGGCCGTGAGATCCACCGCGTAGCCGAGCACGTGATCTGCCACCGGCATCGCGCGGACGAGCTTCTGGATCCCGAGGATATCCTGACCGGTGATGACCGTCGCCAGCTCCGCGGTCTCGCCGATGGTGGTGCGGCGGACGATGTCGATTTCCTCCAACCGCGACGGGTAGCCGAGATCGAGCGAGAACATGAAACGGTCGAGCTGCGCTTCCGGCAGCGGATAGGTGCCTTCGTGCTCGATCGGATTCTGCGTGGCGACGACGAGGAAAGGATCCGGCAGCAGGCGGTTCTGCCCGGCGGTGGTGACGCGGCGCTCCTGCATTGCCTCCAGCAGGGCCGACTGGGTCTTTGGCGGCGTGCGGTTGATTTCGTCCGCCAGCAGGAGATTCGTGAATACCGGGCCGGGGCGGAATTGGAATTCCATGCGCCCTTGGTGCTCGTGGATGACCTCAGAGCCGAGAATGTCCGAGGGCATCAGGTCCGGCGTGAATTGGATGCGCTTGAAATCGACGCCCAGCACGCGTGCAATCGACTGCACCAGCAGGGTCTTCGCGAGACCGGGCACGCCGATCAGGAGGCAGTGGCCATTGGCAAAGAGCGACGCGACCAGTCCGCGGACAATATCGTCCTGGCCGACGATGACCTTTGCCAGCTCGGCCATGATCGCCTTCGAGGCGCGGGCCACATCATCGGTCTTACTTCCGGGGGAGCTCATGGCATTTTAACTTAATAAGTCCACTGACGCTGGAAGCCGTCTTTCCTAGTGGCAAGAATGAAACCTTTTGTCACAGGAAGTTCATTCGCCCTTCACAGAACGAACCGGCCTCTCGGCGCGTAACCTTATAATCAGAGATGAGCTGCAGTTTCCTTTCCATTTTCGCGGTTGGTTTCGCATTGACCCTTTCCGCAGGAGCCAAGCCGCTCAATATCGTGCTGCTCTATGCCGACGACTGGCGCCACGACACGCTCGGCTGCGCCGGCCATCCGGTGGTGAAAACGCCGCGGCTCGATGGCTTGGCCAAGGACGGCGTGCGCTTCACCCGGGCCTGCGTGACCACCTCCATCTGCGGCGTGAGCCGGGCCACAATGCTGACCGGCCAATGGATGTCGCGCCATGGGAACCGCGGCTTCGACGCCTTCCGGACGCCGTGGGAGGAAACCTGGCCGGGCATCTTGCGCGAAGCAGAATGGTGGTCCGGCCACGTCGGCAAATGGCACTGCGGCAAATTCCAGGCGGGCCGCTTCGACTTCGCCCGCAGCTACTCCGGCACGCATTTCCTCAAGCAGGAGGATGGCAACGAGATCCACGTCACCCGCAAGAACGAGACCGATGCGCTCGACTTCCTGCGCGAGCGACCGAAGGACAAGCCGTTCTGCCTAGCGGTGAATTTCTTCGCCACACACGCCGAGGACGGCCATCCGGATCAATATCGTCCGCAGCCGGAGAGTGCGGCGCTTTATCAGGACATCACGGTGCCGACGGTGGCGGACACCTTCGCCAAGCTGCCGCCCGGCGTGGCGAGCGAGAAGAACGAAGGTCGCCGGCGCTGGCACCTGCGCTTCGATACCCCGGAGAAATACCAGACCTCCATGAAGAACTACTTCCGTCTCGTCTCGGAGGTGGACACCGCCTGTGGCCGCGTGCTGGACGAGCTGAAGTCGCAGGGCTTGTTAGAAGAGACGCTAGTCATCTTCACCACCGACAATGGCTACTTCCACGGCGAACACGGGCTGGCCGACAAATGGTATCCCTACGAGGAGTCCATCCGTGTTCCACTCATCGTGCGGGATCCGCGATTGGCACCGGAAAAGCGCGGGACCACGAATGATGCCCTCGTCCTCAATGTCGACCTTGCTCCCACCATTCTGGCCGCCGCGGAGAAGACCGCGCCCGCCACGATGCAGGGCAGCAATTTCTCCCCGCTCTACCTCGCACCCGAGAATCCCCCGTGGCGCGAAGACTTCTTCTACGAGCACGCCGTGATCCGCGACAAGGACTTCATCCCGGCCTCGGAAGCATTGGTTACGCGGGATTGGAAATACATATTCTGGCCGGATAGCGGCTACGAGGAACTCTTCGATTTGAAGAACGATCCCGGGGAGCAAGCCAACCTCGCGACGACCGAGCCGAAGCGACTGGAAGCGATGCGCGAGCGCTTCAGGACTCTCAAGGTGGCAGCACGCTGAATTTACCTGCGATTTACAGCGCTTGGCTTCGATGACGGGCATGATGCCCTCGTGTTTCCCATCGCCATCTCCGCGTTCCGGTGGATCGGTTGGCTCGCCTACCTGACCGGGGCGCTGCTCATCGTGACAAATACGGTCGCGGATTTCGGCCCCGGCGGCGAAGGAATCTTCATCGGGCAGCGCGGGGCCATCGGCGAACAACCGGTCTGGCTTCTCTGCCTGTACGTTCACGTTGCCAGCGGCGTGGTCTGCCTCATCGCGAGCCTGCCGCAGCTCTCCCGCATGGTGCTCCGCGGTTTTCCCAAACTCCATCGCTGGAGCGGCAGGATCTATGCGGCCACCATGCTGATCCTAGTGTGTCCCAGTGGAATGTATCTGGCGCTCCATGCCAAAGGTGGAGTCCTGGGGAAGGCGGGCTTCCTCCTGTTAGGCGCGGCCACGTTCCACACCACCCTGCGCGGCGTGACCTCCATGATCGGTGGCTCGCGCGACCTCGCGGCCCATCGCGGGTGGATGACGCGCTCCTTCGCTTTCGCCGCCAGCGCCATCACCTTCCGCATCCTTCACCTCGTCTTCTTCCAGCTCGGGCTGGCCGAGGAGACGAACTACGTGACTTCGCTGTGGCTCAGCGTCCTCGGCAATGCCGCGGTCGCCGAGCTGGTCCTCCGCCGCCGCTCCCGGAGCTCCGCAATTTCTTCCCCCATTCCATCCGTCTCATGAAAACGAAATCATCCATCCTCGCGCTCGTCGCCGTGACGGCGCTGCTGCAAGCCGCCCCACCCCAAGCTCCCGCCTCCACTGCCGAAGACTTGGCGAAGCGAAAGGTCGCCACCGAGATCTACGCGAAGGTCAACCGGATGAGCGGTAGCTTCTCGCGAGCCGCGCCCGGGCCGAGCCATCAGCTCGAGTTCCAACCTCAGATGCTGGTGAAAGAAGAGTCACGCCTTCCCTTCACCATTTCCCCCTCGCGGAATCCAAAGGTATCGCCGCAGTTGCAGGGCTACGTCCGCCTTTCCGACCAGCAGATCTTCCTTCTCGATGCGAAGACCGGGAAGCACCACCCCGCCTATGAAGACCCGCGTTTCGCTCCAGCGCTTCTACCCAAGGTCGAGCCGGCCAAGCCGTTGTAAGGAGACTTGTTAGAAAGACCTGACCTCCATGAAGAGCAACGCCCTGCGAACGTTCCAGCGACTCCGAAGTGGCAGGCCGAATGTAGTCGCCGGGTCCTCACGCCGGATCGTAGCCTCGCCGGCAAAGGAGGAACTCACTCATGGACCCCTCAACCCTGTTCGCCGTGGCCCCGACCTTCCCGATGGACGATGTCCGGATCAGGGACCGGAGCCGGGAAACCATGCTGCGCTCGCCGCTGACGTGGTTGCCTCTGCTCGGAGCGGGCGCGATGGGTTTCGCGCTGGATGCGGGCGTGGCCGGCTTCGTCCTTCTCCTCGGCGCGACCGTGGCGCTGGTCTCGCGGTATTGGAAGAAGCGACGGCCCGCCGTGGACGCGGCCAGCCTGCGCGAGTTGATCGGGGAGAGCAATGCGGCTCAGGATCAGGAGCTGAAGCGCATCATCGGCAGCCTGGAGTCGAAGGGCCTGCCTCAGTATTCCCTCTGTCTCGGCCGTTTCCTCTTCCTCAAGCAAAAGATCGAGAAGGACGTCCATCGCGGCCAACACTTCGCCGTCTTCGCGCAGGAAGTGGAGAAGGGCGTGGACGGCATCTGTGCCGAGGTCTGCCGCGAGATCACCGGCATCCGGGCGCGCGAAGAACGACTCGGCGAAATCCTGACCTCACGTCAGCCCACGCAACTGGAGCGCTTGGAGAGCGCCCGGCGCGAATCCCACGCCGCGATCCTTCACGCCTACACCTCGCTCTATCAGGTTCATGCCGAGATCCTCGGACTCGGTTCCGATCCCACGGAGCGGGAGACAGTGGAAGATCCCGGCGAGCTGCCGGGCCAGCGCCTACAGGAAATCCTCGGCGGCCTGCGCGATGAGGCCGACATGATCGCCCGGACCCACGCGCGCATCCGGCGGACCATCGAGGAATGTCCGCCGGCAGTCGAGGCACCGAGGCCGGAGGTGGTCTGCTAGACGCGACGGGTACCATGGCCCCGGCACCCCGTCCATGGGCTCGCAGCCCTCGGCGGTGACGGAGGAAATGTCGGGACAGGGCGTGCAGGCCACCCGGCTGGGGCGGCCTCGGAGGGTCTTTTCCCGCACTTCCCGCGGAAGATCGCGAGCTTGCCGCGGGCAGGCCGGGTTCCAGCCAGACCGAAATTTGCGGATGAAGTGCGGGAATGGATCTAAAACTGCTCATTTTTGACCATGAAATCTCGCAATGAAATTCCGGATTGTAATTACAAAGCAAGGTCGTATGGTCGAGGAAATCGTTTTTTTGCCATGTTCATGATTAACAAAGCCTCCCGGCGTGGCCGGCAGTCTCGGGGTTTCGCCTTGGTTGTCAGCTTGTCGCTGATGGTCTTGCTCACGGTGCTCGCCGTGGGACTGCTCACACTCTCCACAATCTCAGTACGCTCGTCGTCCCACGGGGAGGCGATGGCGGTGGCCAAGGCGAATGCCCGGCTGGCCGTCATGCTGGCGGTGGGCGACTTGCAGAAATTCGCCGGTCCGGACAAGCGGGTCAC
The genomic region above belongs to Luteolibacter arcticus and contains:
- a CDS encoding vWA domain-containing protein, which produces MSFLNSSLIWLLPLAGIPFLIHWLSRRFPKRFLFSSIEDIRRTVAGRSRLFRWRHLLMLLLRTLALLALLGAFLKPVIASRASAHGKEGRRVLLLVDHSLSMTHAEGGTTALSRAKGEARRLLDSLDPADRFNVIRVDASPASAFIEFSTLRDAAMAFLDDSPAPVGTADFHAANQLAAELARDEKGELDVYYFSDFQRGNWADVAYASLPADARLFFVSATGEKQRGNRAVTGIKLAEGAVIAGGEIELSIRVANHSPNPWSGKIEAGFDPAHLREREIMLAPWSETDAPLVVPVPAGGLQKLTATLQPDDLPADDTRNLVVQVREREEVVLLTGPEANGGTPAPSLFLRTAVDPYGGDKGVYRPRPLEPGGLTPAALSASSRLIASRLPLLGDEQAGTLATFLRGGGGMILFLDGESDRANLDKVSTLLGEALPLRLTEKLSSENLPGGAMQVASGDFRSRFLRLFEGERRQNLSLLEFYDLYHAVPTGTGRTLLNYADGTPALTESQIGLGTLVICNFSVSEASSNLARQRLFPAWIHEMLLRMGDTANAAMESYVPGDTISGESWAAEATGREFIVPPSTKPIVRRDPSGERLRLTFTATAPGFYRLPGGDGRDLLAFAVNPDPRESDLRSIDPAVLPDRAGGSNPGATYVGETADYGILLRGRPVFHWFLLGALGLLLIEAILFKTFKPRTA
- a CDS encoding DUF58 domain-containing protein, with amino-acid sequence MATPIPEPRGEPTVLGARFASALQRATAGSPPPFPKSLPTTPPPFPTAITPDAAAERNREHQALRLLNQAELERFKNLIVFAKTTVESQFSGRHKSPDLGSGGEFAEYQAYLPGLPVHAIDWRIYARTRKLVIRRYREETDMDVHLLVDASGSMDFLGGGSENKGRRAARIAAALAYLMMKQGDKASLTLFADRVVDHLPAGGGQRHLLSALRSLVRPAYGATGLTDLPGAITECSRLYKRRGRLVILSDFLGHDPAEIFDALGPLIHRGFAILLMQILDPEERTLPDAPLARFVDMETGESIEVEPAEIRDAYAARVHERCESLAADGAKHRVEFTSLGTESPYREAIESYLGFRTAKN
- a CDS encoding AAA family ATPase → MSSPGSKTDDVARASKAIMAELAKVIVGQDDIVRGLVASLFANGHCLLIGVPGLAKTLLVQSIARVLGVDFKRIQFTPDLMPSDILGSEVIHEHQGRMEFQFRPGPVFTNLLLADEINRTPPKTQSALLEAMQERRVTTAGQNRLLPDPFLVVATQNPIEHEGTYPLPEAQLDRFMFSLDLGYPSRLEEIDIVRRTTIGETAELATVITGQDILGIQKLVRAMPVADHVLGYAVDLTASTRPNSGKKTADTYIEWGAGPRASQYLILGAKAFAIMEGRAAPEAFDVRKAAPMVLGHRIVPNYRATGEGLKAADLVRTLIGETKEPTY
- a CDS encoding sulfatase family protein, with amino-acid sequence MSCSFLSIFAVGFALTLSAGAKPLNIVLLYADDWRHDTLGCAGHPVVKTPRLDGLAKDGVRFTRACVTTSICGVSRATMLTGQWMSRHGNRGFDAFRTPWEETWPGILREAEWWSGHVGKWHCGKFQAGRFDFARSYSGTHFLKQEDGNEIHVTRKNETDALDFLRERPKDKPFCLAVNFFATHAEDGHPDQYRPQPESAALYQDITVPTVADTFAKLPPGVASEKNEGRRRWHLRFDTPEKYQTSMKNYFRLVSEVDTACGRVLDELKSQGLLEETLVIFTTDNGYFHGEHGLADKWYPYEESIRVPLIVRDPRLAPEKRGTTNDALVLNVDLAPTILAAAEKTAPATMQGSNFSPLYLAPENPPWREDFFYEHAVIRDKDFIPASEALVTRDWKYIFWPDSGYEELFDLKNDPGEQANLATTEPKRLEAMRERFRTLKVAAR
- a CDS encoding DUF2306 domain-containing protein — protein: MFPIAISAFRWIGWLAYLTGALLIVTNTVADFGPGGEGIFIGQRGAIGEQPVWLLCLYVHVASGVVCLIASLPQLSRMVLRGFPKLHRWSGRIYAATMLILVCPSGMYLALHAKGGVLGKAGFLLLGAATFHTTLRGVTSMIGGSRDLAAHRGWMTRSFAFAASAITFRILHLVFFQLGLAEETNYVTSLWLSVLGNAAVAELVLRRRSRSSAISSPIPSVS